From a region of the Eulemur rufifrons isolate Redbay chromosome 7, OSU_ERuf_1, whole genome shotgun sequence genome:
- the MRPL39 gene encoding large ribosomal subunit protein mL39 — protein sequence MEAMAMGLRGLRLWRVAPGGGAGWRFIATSPASQLSPTELTEMRNDLFNKEKNRQLSLTPRTEKIEVKHVGKTDPGTIFVMNKNISTPYSCAIHLSEWYCRKSILALVDGQPWDMYKPLTKSCEIKFLTFKDDDPREVNKAYWRSCAMMMGCVIERAFKDEYVVSLVRAPEVPVIAGAFCYDVVLDKRLDEWMPTKENLRSFTKDAQALIYKDLPFETLDVEAKVALEIFQHNKYKIDFVEEKASQNPERIVKLHRIGDFVDVSEGPLIPRTSICFQYEVSAVHNLQPTLPSLIRRFQGLSLPIHLRAHFTIWDKLLERSRKMVTEDHTKPTEESAST from the exons ATGGAGGCGATGGCCATGGGGCTGCGCGGACTGCGGCTCTGGCGGGTTGCTCCTGGTGGCGGGGCTGGCTGGA GATTTATAGCAACATCACCAGCTTCTCAGCTGTCACCAACAGAATTGACAGAAATGCGGAATGATCtctttaataaagagaaaaacaggcaGTTATCATTAACTCCCCGAACTGAGAAGATAGAAGTTAAACATGTTGGAAAAACTGATCCTGGCACTATCTTCgtgatgaataaaaatatttcaactcCTTATAGTTGTGCCATTC atttaagTGAGTGGTACTGCAGGAAGTCCATTCTGGCTCTGGTGGACGGACAGCCCTGGGACATGTATAAGCCTTTGACCAAGTCCTGTGAAATTAAATTTCTTACTTTCAAAGATGATGATCCAAGAGAAGTGAATAAG GCTTACTGGCGTTCCTGTGCCATGATGATGGGCTGTGTAATAGAGAGGGCATTCAAAGATGAATATGTGGTCAGTTTGGTTAGAGCTCCAGAAGTTCCTG TAATTGCTGGCGCCTTCTGCTATGATGTAGTTTTGGATAAGAGACTTGATGAGTGGATGCCAACAAAA GAGAACCTACGTTCCTTCACAAAAGATGCTCAGGCTTTAATTTATAAAGATCTTCCATTTGAAACTCTGGATGTTGAAGCAAAAGTGGCATTAGAAATATTTCAACACAACAA GTACAAAATAGATTTTGTAGAAGAGAAAGCATCTCAGAACCCTGAGAGAATAGTCAAGCTACACAG AATTGGTGACTTCGTTGATGTGAGTGAGGGCCCTCTCATTCCAAGAACAAGTATTTGTTTCCAGTATGAAGTGTCAGCTGTTCACAATCTTCAACCCACCCTGCCAAGTCTTATACGAAGATTCCAGGGTCTCTCTTTACCCATTCACTTAAGA gcACATTTTACAATATGGGATAAGCTATTGGAAAGATCTCGGAAAATG GTAACTGAAGATCATACTAAACCGACGGAAGAAAGTGCATCTACCTAA